Proteins from a genomic interval of Phycisphaerae bacterium:
- the fbp gene encoding class 1 fructose-bisphosphatase → MMQTPNRFITIQEHILSSQRSHPTATGGFSWLLSGITLAARIISANVRRAGILDVLGEAGASNVSGEQQQKLDILANKTIELCLGYRGNVGLIASEELDEPKVVTKSGASGRYVVIFDPLDGSSNIDVNVSVGTIFSIFERDPNGFDSKDHSADVLQPGHKQLAAGYIVYGSSTVLVYTTGEGVHFFTLDPSVGAFILANENVTMPERGKSYSVNEGNAKSFPKGVQSYLEWCKTEEAGPYSARYIGSLVADFHRTLLRGGIFLYPATAKSPQGKLRLLYEANPIAFLAEQAGGAATDGRQRILEKQPKSLHERTPLFVGSKGEMARLQQYLDDEK, encoded by the coding sequence ATGATGCAAACCCCCAATCGCTTTATCACCATTCAGGAACACATCCTGAGTTCACAGCGGAGCCACCCGACCGCGACCGGCGGGTTTAGCTGGTTGCTGTCTGGCATTACTCTGGCGGCGCGGATCATCTCCGCCAACGTCCGCCGGGCCGGCATTCTCGACGTACTGGGCGAGGCCGGCGCCTCCAACGTCTCCGGCGAGCAGCAGCAGAAACTCGACATCCTGGCCAACAAGACGATTGAGCTGTGCCTCGGCTATCGCGGCAACGTTGGGCTGATCGCCTCCGAGGAGCTGGACGAACCCAAGGTCGTCACCAAGAGCGGCGCGTCGGGCAGATACGTCGTCATCTTTGATCCCCTCGACGGGTCGAGCAACATCGATGTCAACGTCTCGGTCGGGACGATTTTCTCCATCTTCGAGCGCGATCCCAACGGCTTCGACAGCAAAGACCATTCCGCCGACGTGCTCCAGCCCGGTCACAAACAACTCGCGGCGGGATACATCGTGTATGGCTCCAGCACCGTACTCGTCTATACGACCGGTGAGGGCGTACACTTCTTTACGCTCGATCCGTCCGTCGGGGCCTTCATCCTGGCCAATGAAAACGTCACGATGCCCGAGCGCGGAAAGTCCTACAGCGTCAACGAAGGCAATGCCAAGAGCTTCCCCAAGGGCGTGCAGTCCTACCTCGAATGGTGCAAGACAGAGGAGGCCGGGCCGTACAGCGCGCGGTACATCGGCTCGCTCGTCGCGGACTTCCATCGGACGTTATTGCGCGGCGGCATCTTTCTGTACCCTGCAACGGCCAAGAGCCCGCAGGGCAAGCTGCGGCTGCTCTACGAAGCCAATCCGATCGCCTTCCTCGCCGAGCAGGCCGGCGGCGCGGCGACCGACGGCCGCCAGCGCATCCTTGAAAAACAGCCCAAGTCCCTGCACGAGCGTACGCCGCTGTTTGTCGGGTCGAAGGGGGAGATGGCGCGGTTGCAGCAATACCTCGATGACGAGAAATAG
- a CDS encoding NUDIX hydrolase, with translation MESLLKCRKFEVVQQAFVARDGRPMARQFVVHPGAVVVLPLLDAERCLLIRQFRHGIGRELWELPAGTLDVPGESPAEAAARELEEEVGHRAGRVERLCEFYTSPGILTEVITAFVASDLTKTQQRLSPNEEIAVEPATLADAVNMIREGKIVDGKTMITLMWWTHVARTGR, from the coding sequence ATGGAATCGCTCCTGAAATGCCGCAAGTTTGAGGTGGTCCAGCAGGCGTTCGTGGCGCGGGATGGCCGCCCGATGGCCCGGCAATTCGTGGTCCACCCGGGGGCCGTCGTCGTCCTGCCGCTCCTGGACGCGGAGCGCTGCCTTCTGATCCGGCAATTCCGCCACGGCATCGGCCGAGAGCTTTGGGAACTGCCGGCGGGGACTCTCGATGTCCCGGGGGAAAGTCCCGCCGAGGCGGCCGCGCGGGAATTGGAGGAGGAGGTCGGCCATCGCGCCGGCCGAGTCGAGCGGCTCTGCGAGTTCTACACTTCCCCGGGAATCCTGACGGAGGTGATTACTGCGTTTGTCGCCAGCGACCTGACGAAGACGCAGCAGCGGCTCAGCCCGAACGAAGAGATCGCGGTCGAGCCGGCGACACTGGCGGATGCCGTGAACATGATCCGCGAGGGAAAGATCGTCGATGGCAAGACGATGATTACGTTGATGTGGTGGACGCACGTGGCGAGGACCGGTCGATGA
- the nadC gene encoding carboxylating nicotinate-nucleotide diphosphorylase: MLSEPDIDRDQFRRLVELARDEDLGPHGDVTSRLLPPLALDATGNWHLTARQAGRFAGVHLVPLLLESLAPRISVEWHGPKCPRGDVESGEKIALFSGLVCQMLAAERTLLNFLQHLSGVATLTARYVAAVAGTHAKIYDTRKTTPGMRTLEKYAVRCGGGHNHRTGLYDAVLLKDNHLATIPTDRLAHAVFEMLNRLETLPSQPAFVEVECDGLDQFAELLKVVGIDVILLDNFEVAALRQAVSLRDRAGLRGKLELEASGGITLETVREIAETGVERIAVGAITHSAPILDLGLDAA; this comes from the coding sequence ATGCTCAGCGAACCCGACATTGACCGGGACCAGTTTCGCCGTCTGGTCGAATTGGCCCGTGACGAAGACCTCGGGCCGCACGGCGATGTGACCTCCCGGCTGCTTCCGCCGCTCGCCCTCGATGCGACGGGAAATTGGCATCTGACGGCCCGGCAGGCGGGCCGTTTCGCGGGCGTCCACCTCGTGCCGCTGCTCCTGGAATCGCTCGCTCCGCGAATCAGCGTTGAATGGCACGGGCCAAAATGTCCTCGGGGCGACGTGGAGTCCGGCGAGAAGATCGCACTCTTCTCCGGCCTGGTCTGTCAGATGCTCGCCGCCGAGCGGACGCTGCTCAACTTCCTGCAGCACCTGTCCGGCGTCGCGACGCTGACGGCCCGATACGTCGCCGCCGTCGCCGGCACGCACGCCAAGATCTACGACACCCGCAAGACGACGCCCGGCATGCGCACCCTCGAAAAATACGCCGTCCGCTGCGGCGGCGGTCATAACCATCGCACCGGCCTGTACGACGCCGTGCTGCTCAAGGACAACCACCTCGCGACGATCCCCACGGATCGCCTGGCCCACGCTGTCTTTGAGATGCTCAACCGGCTGGAGACGCTTCCGTCGCAGCCGGCGTTTGTCGAAGTCGAGTGCGACGGCCTCGACCAATTCGCCGAACTGCTCAAGGTCGTCGGCATCGATGTGATCCTGCTCGATAACTTTGAGGTCGCCGCACTCCGGCAGGCCGTGTCCCTGCGCGATCGAGCGGGATTGCGCGGCAAACTGGAACTAGAGGCCAGCGGCGGCATCACGCTGGAGACCGTGCGCGAGATCGCCGAGACCGGCGTCGAGCGGATCGCCGTCGGGGCGATCACGCACTCCGCGCCGATCCTTGATCTGGGGCTCGATGCCGCATGA
- a CDS encoding biotin--[acetyl-CoA-carboxylase] ligase: protein MTPAAFAHQLVAEDIQRDLGTQRVGRSVMVLPDVDSTNTYALNRLTVDGTVVFAELQTAGRGRLGRPWQSPRGASLTFTTLLLEPPGRIAPTRWMMAGAVAVAQAIARETDVAPVVRWPNDLYVGPRKLAGVLVETRSLPTGRMAVAIGIGVNCLQQPGHFPPDLREKATSLEIESSQPIDRTALARALLRRLDYLLASHERPTDDELAVQWREASADLGGRARLLSDGQEFGGQIIDIHPATGLLLQLDDGGRRQFDPQTTTRL, encoded by the coding sequence ATGACGCCGGCCGCTTTCGCGCATCAACTCGTGGCGGAGGACATCCAGCGCGACCTGGGAACCCAGCGCGTGGGCCGGTCCGTCATGGTCCTGCCCGACGTCGACAGCACGAACACCTACGCGCTGAACCGGTTGACGGTTGATGGCACGGTCGTGTTCGCGGAGTTGCAGACGGCCGGGCGCGGCCGGCTCGGCCGCCCATGGCAATCTCCGCGCGGCGCGTCCCTGACGTTTACGACGCTTCTCCTGGAACCGCCGGGGCGAATCGCGCCGACGCGATGGATGATGGCCGGCGCCGTCGCCGTGGCGCAGGCGATCGCGCGGGAAACAGATGTCGCCCCGGTCGTTCGCTGGCCCAACGACCTGTACGTCGGCCCGCGGAAACTCGCCGGCGTCCTCGTGGAGACGCGTTCCCTGCCGACCGGCCGCATGGCCGTGGCCATCGGAATTGGCGTGAATTGTTTACAGCAGCCCGGACATTTTCCTCCCGATCTGCGCGAGAAGGCCACCTCGCTCGAAATCGAATCGTCACAGCCCATCGATCGCACAGCGCTGGCCCGCGCGCTGCTGCGTCGTCTCGACTACCTCCTTGCCTCTCACGAGCGCCCGACCGATGACGAACTGGCCGTCCAATGGCGAGAGGCCAGCGCCGACCTGGGCGGTCGCGCACGACTGCTTTCGGATGGACAGGAATTCGGCGGGCAGATCATCGACATCCACCCGGCGACGGGTCTGCTGCTTCAACTCGACGACGGCGGCCGACGGCAGTTCGATCCGCAGACGACGACGCGGTTGTAG
- the rpmE gene encoding 50S ribosomal protein L31, whose protein sequence is MKADIHPKYFKCTVTCGCGHTFETGSTREKIAVEICSACHPFFTGTQKFVDTAGRVEKFQKKFGGDYFKSAKKTKAAPTKA, encoded by the coding sequence ATGAAGGCAGATATCCATCCCAAGTACTTCAAGTGCACGGTGACCTGCGGCTGCGGCCATACCTTTGAGACCGGCAGCACCCGGGAGAAGATCGCCGTCGAAATCTGCTCGGCCTGCCATCCGTTCTTTACCGGTACGCAGAAGTTCGTGGATACCGCCGGTCGCGTCGAGAAGTTCCAGAAGAAATTCGGCGGAGACTATTTCAAGTCCGCCAAGAAGACCAAGGCCGCCCCGACCAAGGCCTAG
- a CDS encoding thrombospondin type 3 repeat-containing protein, which translates to MKLAVSLILAATALFASIPSASAQRLETDPVPDGISPSDWSSIRATYDGNRHAAFAVEGGFQARNPGQQWRTRFDGRGFLTTPDVGEWSWGLELVSFGRAGIERTVDSVAPANSRCGQRIEYEWDDNLSEWYINDPRGLEHGYTVHHRLRPEGARSLQEASASGSSAPLSSPARRADERLHFTLAVRGDLQPRITAEGRGVTFVNDRGAAVVNYAGLTVFDATGAILPAWFVEVPLPQASSLKSKTRRGEPRAFRIVVDDAEAVYPLTIDPVAQQAYLKASNTDAGDRFGFSVAVSGDTVVVGAYLEDSSATGVDGNQADNSAGDSGAAYVFVRSGGIWSHQAYLKASNTGASDFFGWSVAISGDTVVVGARFEDSSAMGVDGNQADNSAANSGAAYVFIRSGGVWSQQAYLKASNTGASDDFGVSVAVGGDTVVVGADNEDSNAIGVDGNQADNSASASGAAYVFARTGGVWNQQAYLKASNTGTSDFFGWSVAASNDMLVVGAQYEDSSATGVDGNQADNSASFAGAAYVFVRSGGVWSQQAYLKASNTGASDQFGTSVAASGDTVVVGADGERSSATGVNGNQADNSASGSGAAYVFTRNGTIWSQQAYLKASNTGASDVFGYSVAVSGDTVVVGAPAEDSSATGVNGNQADNSAVESGAAYVFVRSGGVWSQQTYLKASNTGAVNHFGISVAVSGDTVVVGAHTEESSATGVNGNQADNSAVDSGAAYVFGPDADGDGVIDPVDNCPLVVNLGQENGDSDAHGDVCDNCPSVANDDQADLDADEIGDACDSDVDGDAVDNEADACPNASACVLSSDLTGRPLSDLNLDCVVNGPDVQLLVNCILGGGAACMDVDPDGDGQTADVDTTDDIAAFSMDAVAPATAPCP; encoded by the coding sequence ATGAAACTGGCCGTCTCGCTCATTCTCGCAGCGACCGCGCTCTTCGCGAGTATTCCGAGCGCTTCGGCCCAACGCCTCGAAACCGACCCAGTCCCAGACGGTATTTCGCCCTCGGACTGGTCCTCCATCCGTGCGACCTACGACGGGAATCGTCACGCGGCATTCGCCGTCGAGGGCGGCTTTCAGGCGCGCAACCCCGGCCAGCAATGGCGGACCCGGTTTGACGGTCGCGGCTTCTTGACCACGCCGGACGTGGGCGAGTGGTCATGGGGGTTGGAGCTGGTCAGCTTTGGCCGAGCCGGAATCGAGCGCACCGTTGATAGTGTGGCACCGGCTAATAGCCGGTGCGGCCAGCGCATCGAATACGAATGGGACGACAACCTGTCCGAGTGGTATATCAACGACCCGCGCGGACTGGAGCATGGCTACACCGTCCATCATCGGCTTCGCCCGGAGGGCGCACGATCGTTGCAAGAGGCTTCAGCCTCTGGATCGAGTGCCCCTCTCTCTTCCCCCGCCCGGAGGGCGGACGAGCGACTGCACTTCACTCTCGCCGTGCGCGGTGATTTGCAACCCCGCATCACCGCCGAAGGCCGTGGCGTCACGTTCGTCAACGACCGCGGCGCGGCGGTCGTGAACTACGCCGGTCTGACGGTCTTCGACGCCACGGGCGCGATCCTGCCCGCCTGGTTTGTTGAAGTACCTCTTCCTCAAGCCTCAAGTCTCAAGTCGAAGACTCGACGTGGCGAGCCCCGAGCCTTCCGCATCGTTGTAGACGATGCGGAGGCCGTCTATCCCCTCACGATCGACCCCGTCGCCCAGCAGGCCTATCTCAAGGCCTCGAACACCGATGCAGGCGACCGGTTCGGCTTCTCAGTGGCCGTGAGCGGTGACACAGTGGTGGTCGGGGCGTATCTGGAGGACAGCAGCGCCACGGGCGTGGACGGCAACCAGGCCGACAACAGCGCCGGTGATTCCGGCGCGGCTTACGTCTTCGTCCGCAGCGGCGGCATCTGGAGCCACCAGGCCTACCTCAAGGCCTCAAACACTGGGGCAAGTGACTTTTTTGGCTGGTCGGTGGCCATCTCGGGCGACACGGTGGTGGTCGGGGCGCGTTTCGAGGATAGCAGCGCGATGGGTGTGGACGGCAATCAGGCAGACAACAGCGCCGCTAATTCTGGTGCGGCCTATGTCTTCATCCGCAGCGGCGGCGTCTGGAGCCAACAGGCCTACCTCAAGGCCTCAAACACGGGGGCGAGCGACGACTTTGGAGTCTCCGTGGCCGTAGGCGGCGACACGGTGGTGGTCGGGGCGGACAACGAGGATAGCAACGCCATAGGCGTAGATGGCAATCAGGCCGACAACAGCGCCAGTGCTTCCGGCGCGGCCTACGTCTTCGCCCGCACCGGCGGGGTCTGGAATCAGCAGGCCTACCTCAAGGCCTCGAACACCGGCACGTCGGACTTCTTTGGCTGGTCGGTGGCCGCAAGCAACGACATGCTGGTGGTCGGGGCTCAATACGAGGACAGCAGCGCCACGGGCGTGGACGGCAACCAAGCCGACAACAGCGCGTCTTTCGCCGGCGCGGCCTACGTCTTCGTCCGTAGCGGCGGCGTCTGGAGCCAGCAGGCCTACCTCAAGGCCTCGAACACCGGAGCAAGCGACCAGTTCGGCACTTCGGTGGCCGCGAGCGGCGACACAGTGGTAGTCGGGGCAGATGGCGAGCGCAGCAGCGCCACGGGCGTCAACGGCAACCAGGCCGACAATAGCGCTTCGGGCTCCGGCGCTGCCTATGTCTTTACGCGAAATGGGACTATCTGGAGTCAACAGGCCTACCTCAAGGCCTCGAACACAGGGGCGTCTGATGTTTTTGGTTATTCGGTGGCCGTAAGCGGCGACACGGTGGTAGTCGGGGCGCCCGCCGAGGACAGTAGCGCCACGGGCGTGAACGGCAACCAGGCCGACAACAGCGCCGTCGAGTCCGGCGCGGCGTACGTCTTCGTCCGTAGCGGCGGCGTCTGGAGCCAGCAGACCTACCTCAAGGCCTCAAACACCGGAGCGGTTAACCATTTTGGAATCTCGGTGGCCGTCAGCGGCGACACGGTGGTGGTCGGGGCGCATACCGAAGAAAGCAGCGCCACCGGCGTGAACGGCAACCAGGCCGACAACAGCGCCGTCGATTCCGGCGCGGCCTACGTCTTCGGACCGGATGCGGACGGCGACGGAGTGATCGACCCCGTTGACAATTGCCCATTGGTTGTCAATCTCGGGCAGGAGAACGGTGACAGCGATGCGCATGGGGATGTCTGCGACAACTGCCCATCCGTGGCCAATGACGACCAAGCCGATCTCGACGCCGACGAGATCGGCGATGCGTGCGACAGCGACGTGGACGGCGACGCGGTAGACAACGAGGCGGACGCCTGCCCGAACGCGTCGGCGTGCGTGTTGTCCTCCGATCTGACGGGACGGCCGCTAAGCGATCTGAACCTCGACTGCGTGGTGAACGGACCGGACGTGCAACTTCTGGTCAATTGTATCCTCGGCGGAGGGGCGGCCTGCATGGATGTCGACCCGGACGGCGATGGTCAGACCGCCGACGTTGATACAACAGACGACATCGCCGCGTTTTCGATGGACGCCGTCGCGCCCGCGACGGCGCCGTGCCCCTGA
- a CDS encoding glycosyltransferase family 9 protein, which translates to MSDTPLAEREFRRILLIKPSSPGDIIHALPVLHGLRRRYPEAHIAWLVATSFANLLEADPALSEVIPFDRRRFGRLGRSISVTREFMAFVGTLREKAFDLVIDLQGLFRSGFLAMASGAPVRIGFAGARELGWMFYTDKIPKGPRDEHAADRNYKVPPLLGFADHPMDFSMSLTDADRAHAAALLEECGVAEGTGYAVLVPATRWETKCWPPDRFGALASVLGERHGLSSLLVGGPSDITAGQIAAGTSEGAAHNVCGRTTLRELAALIERAAIVVTADSTPMHMAVAQQRPLVALFGPTNPRRTGPYGRLDDVLRIDLECSPCYFKKLSQCPHQHACMQRLDVEIVASAAGECLRRGEKQLTAVVSK; encoded by the coding sequence ATGAGCGATACGCCCCTCGCCGAGCGCGAATTTCGGCGGATACTCCTGATCAAGCCCAGTTCGCCGGGCGACATCATCCATGCGCTTCCGGTACTGCACGGTCTGCGTCGACGCTACCCGGAGGCGCACATCGCCTGGCTCGTGGCGACGTCGTTTGCCAACCTGCTCGAAGCCGATCCGGCCCTGAGTGAGGTCATCCCCTTCGATCGCCGCCGATTCGGCCGGCTCGGCCGGAGCATCAGCGTCACACGCGAGTTTATGGCCTTCGTCGGGACTCTCCGCGAGAAGGCGTTCGATCTGGTGATCGACTTGCAGGGGCTGTTTCGCAGCGGGTTTCTGGCCATGGCCAGCGGCGCGCCGGTCCGCATCGGATTCGCCGGGGCGCGCGAATTGGGCTGGATGTTCTACACCGACAAGATCCCCAAGGGCCCGCGGGATGAACACGCCGCCGATCGCAACTACAAGGTCCCGCCGTTGCTGGGCTTCGCCGACCATCCGATGGACTTCTCGATGTCGCTGACGGACGCCGACCGCGCGCATGCCGCGGCGCTGCTTGAGGAATGCGGAGTTGCGGAAGGCACGGGGTACGCCGTCCTGGTCCCGGCCACGCGCTGGGAGACAAAGTGCTGGCCCCCAGATCGCTTCGGAGCGCTGGCGAGCGTCCTCGGCGAGCGCCACGGTCTGTCGAGCCTTCTTGTCGGCGGTCCGTCCGACATCACGGCCGGCCAGATCGCCGCCGGGACGTCCGAAGGCGCGGCGCACAACGTCTGCGGCCGCACCACGCTCCGCGAACTGGCCGCTTTGATCGAACGCGCCGCCATCGTCGTGACTGCCGACTCCACGCCGATGCACATGGCCGTCGCGCAGCAGCGACCGCTCGTCGCCCTCTTCGGCCCGACGAACCCCCGCCGCACCGGTCCCTACGGGCGATTGGACGACGTCCTACGGATCGACCTGGAATGTTCGCCGTGCTATTTCAAGAAGCTCAGCCAATGCCCGCATCAGCACGCGTGCATGCAGAGGCTTGACGTGGAAATCGTGGCGAGCGCGGCAGGTGAGTGTTTGCGGCGCGGAGAAAAGCAACTTACGGCCGTAGTCAGCAAATAG
- the prfA gene encoding peptide chain release factor 1 produces MPEVATNPALLTKLDELAGRYEAITREMSDPAVAGNSARIVALAKEHHNLGRMVLPYLEYKKLQTQIEENGALAADQSADAELREMARAELPELQAKAEALLEGLIDGLIAGDDANIESIIMEVRAGTGGEEAALFARDLYEIYNRYAGAHGFKVEVLDQSVSDQGGFREVIFNVKGPEVFTHFGYEGGGHRVQRVPTTETQGRIHTSAATVAVLPEVAETDVDIDWDKDVLEHVSAAGGPGGQNVNKVASAIKLEHIPTGITVSMRDERSQHKNRAKARRLMASRVKSHYEEQERAQRASTRKSMIGSGNRNERIRTYNYPQNRCTDHRVNESYSLEQVSAGRLDEIIQALRRFDREQRLRDV; encoded by the coding sequence ATGCCCGAAGTCGCAACCAATCCTGCCCTGCTCACCAAGCTAGACGAACTCGCGGGCCGCTACGAGGCCATTACTCGTGAAATGAGCGATCCTGCCGTGGCGGGCAACTCCGCGCGGATCGTCGCCCTGGCCAAGGAGCATCACAACCTCGGTCGAATGGTGCTGCCCTATCTCGAATACAAGAAACTACAGACGCAGATCGAGGAAAACGGGGCGTTGGCCGCGGACCAGAGCGCGGACGCCGAACTGCGCGAAATGGCCCGCGCGGAACTGCCCGAATTACAGGCCAAGGCCGAGGCGCTCCTGGAGGGCCTTATCGACGGCCTGATTGCGGGCGACGACGCCAACATCGAGTCGATCATCATGGAAGTGCGCGCCGGCACCGGGGGCGAAGAAGCGGCGCTGTTTGCCCGCGATTTGTATGAGATCTACAACCGGTACGCGGGGGCGCACGGCTTCAAGGTCGAAGTGCTCGACCAATCCGTCTCCGATCAGGGCGGTTTCCGCGAAGTGATCTTCAACGTCAAAGGACCGGAGGTCTTTACCCACTTCGGATATGAGGGCGGGGGCCATCGCGTCCAGCGCGTCCCCACGACCGAGACGCAGGGACGAATCCATACCTCCGCCGCAACGGTCGCGGTCCTGCCCGAAGTCGCGGAGACGGATGTGGACATCGATTGGGACAAGGACGTGCTCGAACACGTCTCGGCGGCGGGCGGTCCCGGCGGGCAGAACGTCAACAAGGTCGCATCCGCGATCAAGCTGGAGCACATCCCCACGGGCATCACGGTCTCCATGCGCGACGAACGGAGCCAGCACAAGAACCGGGCCAAGGCGCGGCGCTTAATGGCCAGCCGTGTGAAGAGCCACTACGAGGAACAGGAGCGCGCCCAACGGGCCTCGACGCGAAAGAGCATGATCGGCTCCGGCAATCGCAACGAGCGCATCCGCACGTACAACTATCCACAGAACCGTTGCACCGATCATCGCGTGAACGAGAGCTATTCACTGGAACAGGTCTCCGCCGGTCGGCTCGACGAAATCATCCAAGCGCTGAGGCGGTTCGATCGCGAGCAGCGACTTCGCGACGTGTAA
- a CDS encoding site-2 protease family protein has protein sequence MSWEERDYANLGSGRGTGGFGMYSLGGGRRFADNPLNWSPTIGRLFGIRVRVHIIFIIYCIFELIGPARDFLWSLQWIVVLFGSVFLHELGHCFAARRVGGSADDILMWPLGGLASVDAPQRPWPQFVTVIWGPLVNVILFLATSTILLMRSAELSISGINPLDWITFTDRITELDLFFHLAFSINVALFIFNLFPMYPMDGGRMLHCALWNFVGRRRSTMITTTVGMVAAIGLGLYGLATSHYLLLAIAFMGYLTCYQERILIRAGSSDSDFGGGFDYAGAYSNPTRAGRPRRKGMIARWRENAQRRKREARQQEERQLELSVDQILDKVHREGMQSLTRREKQILEEASRRQRSSH, from the coding sequence ATGAGTTGGGAAGAACGAGATTACGCGAATCTCGGAAGCGGCCGCGGCACGGGCGGCTTCGGGATGTACAGCCTCGGTGGCGGCCGCCGCTTCGCCGACAACCCGCTGAACTGGTCGCCGACGATCGGACGCCTCTTCGGCATCCGCGTCCGCGTCCACATCATCTTCATCATCTACTGCATTTTCGAGTTGATCGGTCCCGCGAGAGACTTTCTCTGGTCGCTCCAATGGATCGTGGTCCTGTTCGGCTCGGTTTTTCTCCATGAACTGGGCCACTGCTTCGCCGCCCGACGCGTCGGCGGAAGCGCCGATGACATTCTGATGTGGCCGCTGGGCGGTCTGGCATCCGTCGACGCGCCGCAACGCCCCTGGCCGCAGTTCGTCACGGTCATCTGGGGACCGCTGGTCAACGTGATCCTCTTTCTGGCAACAAGTACGATTCTGTTGATGCGCTCCGCGGAACTTTCCATTAGCGGGATCAATCCGCTCGATTGGATCACTTTTACCGACCGAATCACTGAGCTCGACCTGTTCTTTCACCTCGCTTTCTCGATCAACGTGGCCCTGTTCATCTTCAACCTCTTTCCGATGTACCCCATGGACGGCGGGAGGATGCTGCATTGCGCCCTGTGGAACTTCGTCGGTCGTCGACGCAGCACCATGATCACCACGACCGTCGGAATGGTCGCCGCCATCGGGCTGGGTCTGTACGGCCTGGCGACCTCGCACTATCTGCTTTTGGCCATCGCGTTTATGGGGTATCTCACGTGCTATCAGGAGCGCATCCTGATCCGCGCGGGATCGAGCGACTCCGATTTCGGCGGCGGCTTCGACTACGCCGGGGCCTATTCGAACCCAACCCGCGCGGGGCGGCCGAGGCGAAAGGGCATGATCGCTCGCTGGCGAGAAAACGCCCAACGCCGCAAACGGGAGGCCCGCCAACAGGAGGAGCGGCAACTCGAACTCTCCGTCGATCAGATCCTCGACAAGGTCCACCGCGAGGGGATGCAGAGCCTGACGCGGCGGGAAAAGCAGATTCTGGAAGAAGCCTCGCGCCGCCAGCGCTCGTCCCACTGA
- the prmC gene encoding peptide chain release factor N(5)-glutamine methyltransferase: MPDPPAAAPNDWTIGKLLTWTRSHFESSGVDEPRLSAEILLAHALGCRRIDLYARFEQAPTEPQRATFRELVRKAAEHQPIAYLVGHKEFYSLDFLVTPDVLIPRPETELLVEQALAWCATHPQDRYDLLDVGTGSGCIAVAICKRQASVHAVATDVSDAALAVAAENARRHELAERIRTMRADLFNLPPDVVPPGKFNLIVSNPPYVSETDRDSLPENVRKYEPAAALFAGADGLDVFRRIATDVTRYLRLGGLLLVEVGMGQAKSVDEIFAAHGLKSQARFKDVNGIERALAFTLPA; the protein is encoded by the coding sequence ATGCCTGACCCGCCGGCCGCCGCCCCCAACGACTGGACTATTGGAAAGCTCCTGACATGGACGCGGTCGCACTTTGAATCGAGCGGCGTGGATGAACCGCGCCTGTCCGCGGAGATTCTGCTCGCCCACGCCCTTGGCTGTCGCCGCATCGATCTTTACGCCCGGTTTGAACAGGCACCGACGGAGCCGCAGCGGGCAACGTTTCGCGAACTGGTCCGCAAGGCCGCTGAACACCAGCCCATCGCTTATCTTGTCGGTCATAAGGAGTTCTATTCGCTCGATTTTCTCGTCACGCCGGACGTGCTGATCCCCCGGCCGGAGACGGAGTTACTCGTCGAACAGGCGCTCGCGTGGTGCGCGACGCATCCGCAAGACCGGTACGACCTGCTCGACGTCGGAACCGGCTCCGGCTGCATCGCCGTCGCCATCTGCAAGCGTCAGGCCTCGGTCCATGCCGTCGCGACCGATGTCTCGGATGCCGCGCTGGCCGTCGCCGCGGAAAACGCCCGCCGTCATGAACTCGCCGAACGAATCCGCACGATGCGAGCCGACTTGTTCAACCTGCCACCGGACGTCGTCCCCCCGGGCAAGTTCAATCTGATCGTTTCCAATCCGCCGTACGTTTCCGAAACGGATCGCGATAGCCTGCCGGAAAACGTGCGCAAGTATGAGCCCGCCGCCGCGCTTTTCGCCGGCGCCGACGGCCTCGACGTCTTTCGGCGAATCGCCACCGACGTAACCCGGTATTTGCGACTGGGCGGGCTATTGCTGGTTGAAGTGGGCATGGGTCAGGCGAAGAGCGTGGACGAGATTTTTGCGGCCCACGGTCTGAAGTCCCAGGCCCGATTCAAGGATGTGAACGGGATCGAACGGGCATTAGCGTTTACACTACCCGCATGA